The proteins below come from a single Solea solea chromosome 6, fSolSol10.1, whole genome shotgun sequence genomic window:
- the LOC131460863 gene encoding inhibin beta A chain — protein MYSIILGSKMTPFLFKSFLFLAPLVLNGLCVSASPGCASCALAGMEKDTEEKLMIEIAKQQILEKLHLKEKPNITHTVPKAALLTALRKLHSGRVRQDGTLELENSIPTKEQGYEILSFADISETGRGEKANLSITFQFLQERGQSIQVLQSSLWIYARSSGDPHRDSRLPARVFLTADGGASGTVRSLVIEKMLEVQESNWHTFPITRTLQQFLDGGQHRLRLEVNCDEDGKNLCSLDGSTDSPHQPFLVAQVRQRNDHFKHSLRKRSLRCGNEVSVCCKRDFYIKFKDIQWDEWIIAPEGYHMNYCIGQCPQHLSGSPGIASSFHATVFSQLKINGINTATTSCCIPTERRPLSMVFFDSQHSIVKLDIPDMIVESCGCT, from the exons atgtattcAATTATTTTAGGGTCAAAGATGACGCCGTTTTTATTCAAATCATTCTTGTTTTTGGCACCTTTGGTACTGAACGGTCTCTGCGTCAGTGCCTCCCCGGGCTGCGCGTCGTGTGCTTTAGCAGGAATGGAAAAAGACACGGAGGAAAAACTGATGATAGAAATCGCCAAACAGCAAATCTTGGAGAAGCTGCACCTGAAAGAGAAACCAAACATAACACACACGGTGCCCAAGGCTGCGCTTCTCACTGCGCTGCGTAAACTGCACTCGGGGCGCGTCAGACAGGATGGCACTCTTGAACTAGAAAACAGTATACCTACCAAAGAACAAGGCTATGAAATACTGAGCTTTGCAGATATAA GTGAGACAGGCAGAGGTGAGAAGGCCAACCTCAGCATTACCTTCCAGTTTCTGCAGGAACGTGGCCAGAGTATCCAGGTACTCCAGTCCTCTCTGTGGATCTACGCCCGCTCCTCTGGGGACCCTCACAGGGACTCCCGGCTCCCTGCCCGAGTTTTCCTTACTGCTGATGGTGGAGCATCTGGGACTGTCCGCTCCCTGGTCATAGAAAAGATGCTGGAAGTCCAGGAGAGCAACTGGCACACTTTCCCCATCACCCGCACCCTGCAGCAATTCCTCGATGGTGGCCAACACCGCTTGCGGTTGGAGGTGAACTGCGATGAAGATGGAAAGAACCTGTGCTCCTTAGACGGCTCTACTGATAGTCCCCACCAGCCCTTCCTCGTGGCCCAGGTGCGTCAACGTAATGATCATTTCAAACACTCACTCAGGAAGCGTTCCTTGCGTTGTGGGAACGAAGTAAGTGTGTGCTGCAAGAGAGACTTCTACATCAAGTTCAAGGATATCCAGTGGGATGAGTGGATCATTGCACCTGAGGGCTACCACATGAACTACTGCATAGGTCAGTGCCCCCAGCATCTTTCTGGTTCCCCTGGAATAGCGTCTTCGTTCCATGCCACTGTCTTCAGTCAGCTGAAAATCAATGGCATCAACACAGCTACGACTTCATGTTGCATTCCCACTGAGCGCCGGCCACTCTCCATGGTCTTCTTTGACTCTCAGCACAGCATTGTCAAACTGGACATTCCTGACATGATCGTGGAGTCCTGTGGGTGCACAtaa